The proteins below are encoded in one region of Halalkalicoccus jeotgali B3:
- a CDS encoding NAD-dependent epimerase/dehydratase family protein yields MDTALVIGGTRFIGRHTVTELLDHDYEVTIFNRGNHENPFAEEERVNHVAGDRNDQTALEAAAVSIAPDLVIDCVAYRPEQVRRATEAFADARYVYVSSGSSYGAEHVPKREGETPLEPCSAEQASDDSPETYGARKAEGDRAVMEAADRGIDAMALRPCIVYGPHDYTERLDYWIDRVLTHDRVVVPGDGQHLWHRVYVEDVASALRVVGESGVPGEAYNVGDRRLLTLRETLETIAEVAGTAVDVVTAGERELAAGGLSSEEFPLYREYPHVMSTATLTDLGWDSTPVKEAMARTVSEHEESDRDGAEHDPGRDAEERVLGVLDTF; encoded by the coding sequence ATGGACACGGCACTTGTTATTGGCGGCACCCGTTTTATCGGCCGCCACACCGTTACGGAACTGCTCGATCACGACTACGAGGTCACGATCTTCAACCGCGGGAACCACGAGAACCCCTTCGCCGAGGAGGAGCGAGTCAATCACGTCGCGGGCGACCGGAACGACCAAACCGCCTTGGAGGCCGCTGCGGTCTCGATCGCCCCCGATCTCGTGATCGACTGTGTGGCCTACCGACCCGAGCAGGTCCGGCGAGCGACCGAGGCGTTCGCCGACGCGCGCTACGTCTACGTTTCGAGTGGCTCCTCGTACGGCGCGGAACACGTCCCGAAACGCGAGGGCGAGACGCCACTCGAACCCTGTAGCGCCGAGCAGGCGAGCGACGACTCGCCCGAAACCTACGGCGCGCGCAAGGCCGAGGGGGACCGAGCGGTGATGGAGGCCGCAGATCGCGGTATCGACGCGATGGCGCTTCGGCCCTGCATCGTCTACGGCCCCCACGACTACACCGAGCGCCTCGACTACTGGATCGACCGGGTACTGACTCACGACCGAGTAGTCGTCCCCGGCGATGGCCAGCACCTCTGGCATCGCGTCTACGTCGAGGACGTCGCGAGCGCGCTGCGGGTCGTCGGCGAATCGGGGGTACCGGGGGAAGCCTACAACGTCGGGGACCGCCGACTGCTCACCCTGCGCGAAACGCTCGAAACGATCGCCGAGGTCGCGGGGACCGCCGTCGACGTCGTCACCGCGGGCGAGCGGGAACTCGCGGCGGGCGGGCTTTCATCCGAGGAGTTTCCGCTCTATCGGGAGTACCCACACGTCATGTCGACGGCGACGCTCACCGACTTGGGCTGGGACTCGACTCCCGTGAAGGAAGCGATGGCACGCACCGTCTCGGAACACGAAGAAAGCGACCGCGACGGAGCGGAACACGACCCCGGTCGTGACGCCGAAGAGCGGGTGCTCGGCGTGCTCGATACGTTCTGA
- a CDS encoding asparaginase: MPNRRSFLKLTGAVGGTALAGGTAAAQSTEEFLADVELPAEDEKPLVRLVSTGGTIASTEAASEGAGYSLSEEAEAIVDAVPLLDYFVDIEIDRVAQKGSSSLLVEDYVGVAKAAKRAEADGADGVIVTHGTDAIEEDAYFNDLVLDLDIPVAFVGAMRAADAVSADGPSNLLTAVRMITRNEFHLSEEPSGVYVVLNETVHAARDVTKTNTTKVETFDSGPAGPIAVFTDDELLLYREPGSYSSDLSGCDLDTAAGMVVPIVTTGAGADAYPIEQAISGAYDVDGITVQSTGRGGSAPEISEASQAAVDAGIPVVRASRVHYGPLGPSDEAGSVVITEDLPAWKARLHLIVALTVTTDLEGIRETVEEGKYGTPVVAPSTLH, translated from the coding sequence ATGCCGAATAGGAGATCGTTTCTTAAGCTCACGGGGGCGGTCGGTGGGACGGCCCTCGCCGGGGGCACGGCGGCGGCACAGTCCACCGAGGAGTTCCTCGCGGACGTAGAGTTACCCGCGGAGGACGAAAAGCCACTCGTCCGGTTGGTGAGTACCGGCGGGACGATCGCGAGCACCGAGGCGGCCTCCGAGGGGGCGGGCTACAGCCTCTCCGAGGAAGCCGAAGCGATCGTCGATGCGGTGCCGCTGTTGGACTACTTCGTCGATATCGAGATCGATCGCGTCGCCCAGAAAGGGAGTTCGAGCCTGTTGGTCGAGGACTACGTCGGTGTCGCAAAAGCCGCAAAGCGCGCGGAAGCCGACGGGGCCGACGGCGTCATCGTCACCCACGGCACGGACGCGATCGAGGAGGACGCGTACTTCAACGATCTGGTGTTGGATCTGGACATCCCGGTCGCGTTCGTCGGGGCGATGCGGGCGGCTGACGCCGTCAGCGCCGACGGCCCGTCGAACCTCCTGACGGCCGTCCGCATGATCACGCGCAACGAGTTCCACCTCAGCGAGGAGCCAAGTGGGGTCTACGTCGTGTTGAACGAGACGGTTCATGCCGCCCGCGACGTGACGAAGACCAACACGACGAAAGTCGAGACGTTCGACTCCGGGCCGGCGGGGCCGATCGCCGTCTTCACCGACGACGAATTGCTCCTCTATCGCGAGCCGGGAAGCTACTCGTCGGATCTCTCGGGCTGTGATCTCGATACCGCCGCCGGGATGGTCGTCCCGATCGTCACGACGGGGGCGGGAGCCGACGCCTACCCGATCGAGCAGGCGATCAGCGGTGCGTACGACGTGGACGGGATCACCGTCCAGAGCACGGGTCGTGGCGGGTCGGCTCCCGAGATCAGCGAGGCGAGCCAGGCCGCCGTCGACGCGGGGATCCCGGTGGTTCGGGCGTCCCGCGTTCACTACGGCCCGCTCGGGCCGAGCGACGAGGCCGGATCGGTCGTGATAACGGAGGACCTGCCGGCATGGAAGGCACGGCTGCACCTGATCGTTGCGCTCACCGTGACGACCGATCTCGAAGGGATCCGCGAGACGGTCGAGGAGGGCAAGTACGGAACGCCGGTCGTCGCCCCGTCGACGCTTCACTGA
- a CDS encoding NAD(P)-dependent glycerol-1-phosphate dehydrogenase: MFEKSSWIRLPRNVLIGHGVLDRAVEAIDELHLTGRPLIVTSPTPRKIAGERVIEQFGGRGVEPAVITVEEASFAAVQEVIEAARSEAAGYLIGIGGGKAIDIAKMASDELSTGFVSIPTAASHDGIVSGRGSVPEGDTRHSVAADPPVAVVADTTVLANAPWELTTAGCADIISNYTAVKDWRLANRLQNVEYSEYSAALSEMTAEMLVGNADSIKRGLEESSWIVTKALVSSGVAMSIAGSSRPASGAEHLFSHQLDRIAPGRALHGHQVGVGSIMIEYLHSGENGRWSAIRDALSSIEAPTTAAELGLDDEEVLEALTSAHEIRDRYTILGNGMNERAAREAATVTGVI, encoded by the coding sequence ATGTTCGAGAAATCCAGCTGGATCCGCCTCCCGCGGAACGTCCTGATCGGCCACGGCGTGCTCGACCGGGCCGTCGAGGCCATCGACGAACTCCACCTGACCGGCCGCCCACTGATCGTCACCAGCCCGACCCCCAGGAAGATCGCCGGCGAGCGCGTGATCGAGCAGTTCGGGGGCCGAGGCGTCGAACCGGCGGTCATCACGGTCGAGGAGGCGAGTTTCGCGGCCGTTCAGGAAGTGATCGAGGCCGCAAGAAGCGAGGCGGCGGGCTACCTCATCGGGATCGGCGGCGGGAAGGCCATCGACATCGCGAAGATGGCCAGCGACGAGCTCTCGACGGGGTTCGTTTCCATACCTACTGCAGCGAGCCACGACGGGATCGTCTCCGGTCGGGGGTCGGTCCCGGAGGGCGACACCCGTCACTCGGTCGCGGCCGACCCGCCCGTCGCAGTGGTGGCCGATACGACCGTGCTCGCGAACGCGCCCTGGGAACTGACGACGGCGGGCTGTGCGGACATCATCTCGAACTACACCGCCGTCAAGGACTGGCGCCTCGCAAATCGCCTGCAGAACGTCGAGTACTCCGAGTACTCGGCAGCACTGTCGGAGATGACCGCCGAGATGCTCGTGGGCAATGCCGATTCGATCAAGCGGGGACTGGAGGAATCGTCGTGGATCGTCACGAAGGCGCTTGTCTCCTCGGGCGTCGCGATGAGCATTGCGGGTTCCTCGCGACCGGCCTCGGGCGCCGAACACCTCTTCAGTCACCAACTCGACCGGATCGCGCCGGGACGGGCCCTCCACGGCCACCAGGTCGGCGTCGGCTCGATCATGATCGAGTACCTTCATAGTGGTGAGAACGGCCGCTGGAGTGCGATCCGGGACGCCCTTTCGAGCATCGAGGCACCGACGACCGCGGCCGAACTCGGGCTCGACGACGAGGAGGTACTCGAAGCACTGACGAGCGCCCACGAGATCCGTGACCGCTATACGATCCTCGGCAACGGCATGAACGAGCGGGCGGCCCGCGAGGCCGCGACCGTCACCGGCGTGATCTAG
- a CDS encoding YihY/virulence factor BrkB family protein codes for MYSREWTRALKASVAVGREQHVTVTAAGLGYYAFNSLVPLLLLVTIAISIVYDPETTASAIESVSGLRATEIEPVIAEVTGNGGARTRAGLIAAGIFAYSTVTMFQAVNMAFSEIYGTRKRRSGLRKGTDTLLIFATVLIAVSLIGAVGVALVLRVDSVAVSVLSVPLLLGAFFLAFLPMYYRFPGQSVTLGEAMPGAAFSAVAWTLSALFFRVYAATADSVALYGIAGAVLLVLTWLYLGGLILLFGAIFNAVLAGRVDADEGWLPTEGS; via the coding sequence ATGTACTCTCGCGAGTGGACCCGCGCGCTCAAGGCGTCGGTCGCGGTCGGTCGGGAACAACACGTCACCGTGACGGCCGCCGGACTCGGCTACTACGCCTTCAACTCGCTCGTCCCGCTTTTGTTGCTCGTCACGATCGCGATCTCGATCGTCTACGACCCCGAGACGACCGCCAGCGCGATCGAGTCGGTGTCGGGGCTCCGCGCCACCGAGATCGAGCCGGTGATCGCGGAAGTCACCGGAAACGGCGGGGCCCGGACCCGCGCGGGGCTGATCGCGGCCGGCATCTTCGCCTACAGCACCGTGACGATGTTCCAGGCGGTGAACATGGCCTTCAGCGAGATCTACGGCACGCGAAAGCGCCGATCGGGGCTTCGCAAGGGCACGGACACGCTGTTGATCTTCGCGACGGTCCTGATCGCCGTCTCCCTGATCGGGGCCGTCGGCGTCGCGCTCGTCCTCCGCGTCGACAGCGTCGCCGTCTCCGTCCTCAGCGTTCCTCTCCTGCTCGGTGCCTTCTTCCTCGCCTTCCTCCCGATGTACTACCGCTTTCCGGGCCAGTCGGTCACGCTCGGCGAAGCGATGCCCGGTGCGGCGTTCTCGGCGGTCGCCTGGACGCTCTCGGCGCTCTTTTTCAGGGTCTACGCCGCGACCGCCGACAGCGTCGCGCTCTACGGGATCGCCGGCGCGGTCTTGCTGGTGCTCACCTGGCTCTATCTCGGCGGGCTGATCCTGCTCTTTGGCGCGATCTTCAACGCCGTTCTGGCCGGCAGGGTCGACGCCGACGAGGGCTGGCTGCCGACCGAAGGGAGCTAG
- a CDS encoding MaoC family dehydratase has protein sequence MADDHDHDRRLVSGWEGRYFEDFAVGDVYKHPYGRTVTETDNVWFTNVTMNLNPMHFNEAYAAETEFGERLVDGTFVIALAVGMSVIDISMNATANLGYDTIRHHAPVFHGDTIFAESEVTEKRESDSRDHVGIVTTELRAYNEDDELVLSLERTPMVLKREYADPSAAQPTGWPEGVGTQPAEFD, from the coding sequence ATGGCGGACGATCACGATCACGATCGCAGGCTGGTGTCGGGCTGGGAAGGGCGCTATTTCGAGGACTTCGCGGTGGGCGACGTTTATAAACACCCCTACGGGCGCACCGTCACGGAGACCGACAACGTCTGGTTTACCAACGTGACGATGAACCTCAACCCGATGCACTTCAACGAGGCCTACGCCGCCGAGACCGAGTTCGGCGAGCGCCTCGTCGACGGCACGTTCGTCATCGCCCTTGCAGTGGGAATGAGCGTCATCGACATCTCGATGAACGCGACCGCGAACCTCGGCTACGACACGATCCGCCATCACGCGCCGGTCTTCCACGGCGATACGATCTTCGCCGAAAGCGAGGTCACAGAAAAGCGTGAGAGCGATTCGAGAGATCACGTCGGGATCGTCACGACCGAACTCCGGGCGTACAACGAGGACGACGAGTTGGTGCTCTCCCTAGAGCGCACGCCGATGGTGCTCAAACGCGAGTACGCAGACCCCTCCGCGGCACAGCCGACGGGGTGGCCCGAGGGGGTGGGCACCCAGCCTGCGGAGTTCGATTAG
- a CDS encoding S9 family peptidase, translated as MAYPFERYLNVRNAYGASFGPEGDRLSFLMDTTGVPQVWSLGAPTEWPAQHTFYDERVTFASFSPDRTEVLFGMDEGGNERQQLFLLCPDGTVDPLTAHPEAKHRFGGWSHDGERFAFASNRRDGAVFDIYTQGRDERGEEAELIHEGDGWLTIGGWSPDDERLIVTESHSSFDQDVSVLDIDSGELTHLTPHEGRVRFQSPSWGPDGGIYLVTDEGADTLYLARLDAETGDLSVIERGGEWNVDGVALDEESERVVYSRNVDGYTELTVGALSGSGIEELPTPDLPKGIAGGVSFGPEGERFAVSATGDTHTTNVYVVECETGETERWTDAATGGIPPERFSGSELVRFESSSADGQRPSACGTESRAGREIPAFFSLPADAPAGGTPAIVDIHGGPEGQRRPSFSPVKQYFLDRGYAYFEPNVRGSSGYGREYTHLDDVEKRMDSVADIKAGVEWLHEQPAIDPDRIVALGGSYGGFMVLASLTEYPELWAAGIDIVGIANFVTFLENTGDWRRELREAEYGSLERDRDFLESVSPINNIDSIAAPLFVLHGENDPRVPVGEAEQIAETAAEHVPVETLIFDDEGHGFTKLENRIEAYTKIAAFLEEHV; from the coding sequence ATGGCATACCCGTTCGAACGCTACCTCAACGTCCGCAACGCCTACGGCGCCTCCTTCGGCCCCGAGGGCGATCGTCTCTCGTTTCTGATGGACACGACGGGCGTCCCGCAGGTCTGGTCGCTCGGCGCTCCGACCGAGTGGCCCGCCCAACACACGTTCTACGACGAGCGCGTCACCTTCGCCTCCTTCTCGCCCGATCGCACCGAAGTGCTCTTCGGGATGGACGAGGGCGGCAACGAGCGCCAGCAGCTCTTCTTGTTGTGCCCGGACGGCACGGTCGACCCGCTGACCGCCCATCCCGAGGCCAAGCATCGCTTCGGCGGCTGGTCACACGACGGCGAGCGCTTCGCTTTCGCCTCGAATCGCCGCGACGGGGCGGTCTTCGATATCTACACGCAGGGTCGCGACGAGCGCGGTGAGGAGGCGGAACTGATCCACGAGGGCGACGGCTGGCTCACCATCGGCGGGTGGAGCCCTGACGACGAGCGCCTGATCGTCACCGAATCGCACTCCAGTTTCGATCAGGATGTCTCCGTCCTCGATATCGACTCGGGCGAACTGACCCATCTAACGCCCCACGAGGGGCGGGTCCGGTTTCAGAGTCCCAGCTGGGGTCCCGATGGCGGGATCTACCTCGTCACCGACGAAGGCGCCGATACGCTCTATCTCGCGCGGCTGGACGCCGAAACGGGCGATCTCTCGGTCATCGAGCGCGGAGGAGAGTGGAACGTCGACGGGGTCGCCCTCGACGAGGAAAGCGAGAGAGTGGTCTACTCGCGCAACGTCGACGGCTACACCGAGCTGACCGTCGGCGCGCTCTCTGGAAGCGGGATCGAGGAGCTTCCCACCCCCGATCTACCCAAGGGCATCGCCGGCGGAGTAAGCTTCGGCCCCGAGGGCGAGCGGTTTGCGGTCAGCGCGACCGGCGACACCCACACCACGAACGTCTACGTCGTCGAGTGCGAAACCGGCGAGACCGAGCGCTGGACGGACGCCGCGACGGGTGGAATTCCCCCCGAGCGCTTTTCAGGCTCGGAACTCGTGCGCTTCGAGAGCTCCAGCGCTGACGGGCAACGCCCGTCCGCCTGCGGGACGGAGTCCCGCGCTGGCCGCGAGATCCCCGCCTTTTTCTCGTTGCCCGCCGACGCGCCCGCGGGCGGAACGCCCGCCATCGTCGACATCCACGGCGGGCCCGAGGGCCAGCGCCGGCCCTCCTTTAGCCCGGTCAAACAGTACTTCCTCGATCGGGGTTACGCCTACTTCGAGCCCAACGTCCGCGGTTCTTCAGGGTATGGTCGCGAGTACACCCACCTCGACGACGTCGAAAAGCGCATGGACAGCGTCGCCGACATCAAGGCCGGCGTCGAGTGGCTGCACGAGCAGCCAGCGATCGATCCCGACAGGATCGTCGCGCTCGGCGGCTCGTATGGTGGGTTCATGGTGCTCGCGAGCCTGACCGAGTACCCCGAGCTATGGGCCGCGGGGATCGACATCGTCGGTATCGCGAACTTCGTGACGTTCCTCGAAAACACCGGCGACTGGCGCCGCGAGCTTCGGGAAGCCGAGTACGGATCCCTTGAACGCGACCGCGACTTCCTCGAATCGGTCTCGCCGATCAACAACATCGACTCGATAGCGGCCCCGCTGTTCGTTTTGCATGGCGAGAACGACCCGCGGGTACCGGTGGGCGAGGCCGAACAGATCGCCGAGACGGCGGCCGAACACGTCCCCGTCGAGACGCTGATCTTCGACGACGAGGGCCACGGCTTCACGAAGCTCGAAAACCGCATCGAGGCCTACACGAAGATCGCGGCGTTCCTCGAGGAGCACGTCTAA
- a CDS encoding glycosyltransferase family 4 protein: MKTAFVHATPEAETALARRTRYLAGLLAECGHDVCVLCVRWWDRKDGEYDEYEREGVPYLSASDSTRWFVPRLPGALGRVDPAVVHAAGSVPRAVLAARLVNAPLVVEWCGETSPRLLERALSVADRVCVPSEHVRTGVRERGADATVVPEGLPIEAIRATSPSGSAALVWSGRLDEHAGLEGLLLAIAEFRHREWRTLVIGTGPDRERYERLARDLRIDNRVDFVGSVPVAERIARFKGAHAAVHTADRCPFARDLALAMACGCVGIVRYRRDSAAHELITGVERGIPATDDGDLVAAIEAAAEFPHERYHPGFERFSDAAVVERYREVYRDLGVGG; this comes from the coding sequence ATGAAAACCGCGTTCGTCCACGCCACGCCCGAGGCCGAGACGGCGCTGGCCCGGCGAACGCGATACCTGGCGGGGCTGTTGGCCGAGTGCGGCCACGACGTGTGCGTGCTCTGTGTCCGGTGGTGGGACCGAAAAGACGGCGAGTACGACGAGTACGAACGCGAGGGTGTCCCCTACCTGTCGGCGAGCGACTCGACGCGCTGGTTCGTCCCTCGACTCCCCGGCGCGCTCGGTCGCGTCGATCCGGCGGTCGTCCACGCCGCCGGTTCGGTGCCGCGAGCCGTCCTCGCCGCCCGACTGGTGAACGCGCCGCTCGTCGTCGAGTGGTGCGGGGAGACGTCGCCGCGCCTGCTCGAGCGGGCGCTCTCGGTGGCCGACCGGGTCTGCGTCCCCTCAGAGCACGTCCGAACGGGGGTCCGCGAGCGCGGGGCGGACGCGACGGTCGTCCCGGAGGGGCTCCCGATCGAGGCGATCCGGGCGACCTCGCCGTCGGGATCGGCGGCGCTGGTGTGGTCGGGCCGACTCGACGAACACGCCGGTCTCGAAGGGTTGTTGCTCGCGATCGCCGAGTTCCGACACCGCGAGTGGCGCACGCTCGTGATCGGGACGGGCCCCGACCGGGAGCGCTACGAGCGACTGGCGCGGGACCTCCGGATCGATAACCGGGTGGATTTCGTTGGATCGGTGCCCGTCGCGGAGCGCATCGCCCGGTTCAAGGGCGCTCATGCGGCTGTCCACACGGCAGACCGGTGTCCGTTCGCGCGCGACCTCGCGCTCGCGATGGCCTGTGGCTGTGTCGGGATCGTCCGGTACCGACGCGACTCGGCGGCCCACGAACTGATCACGGGGGTCGAGCGGGGGATCCCCGCGACCGACGACGGCGACCTCGTCGCGGCGATCGAGGCCGCCGCCGAGTTCCCCCACGAGCGCTATCATCCGGGCTTCGAGCGGTTCTCGGACGCGGCGGTGGTCGAGCGGTATCGCGAGGTCTATCGTGACCTCGGGGTTGGTGGGTGA
- a CDS encoding DUF7471 family protein: MNALGAVAQSGWPAAEHTPLLLAVILLAALGTLVLFLIGLAVFARRRSPRYLLVLIALGALVFRTAIGLGTVFSYVPMTLHHLLSHGLDFLIAVAILAAAYLSGPSTPGSADD, translated from the coding sequence ATGAACGCGCTCGGCGCCGTTGCTCAGTCGGGGTGGCCGGCCGCGGAACACACCCCCCTACTGCTCGCGGTCATCCTGCTCGCGGCGCTGGGAACGCTGGTGCTGTTCCTGATCGGCTTGGCCGTCTTCGCTCGCCGACGTTCCCCACGGTATCTGCTGGTGTTGATCGCCCTCGGAGCACTCGTCTTTCGCACCGCCATCGGACTGGGCACCGTCTTCAGCTACGTCCCGATGACCCTCCATCACCTCCTCAGCCACGGCCTCGACTTTCTGATCGCCGTGGCGATCCTCGCCGCTGCATACTTGAGCGGCCCCTCGACACCTGGTTCGGCCGACGACTGA
- a CDS encoding winged helix-turn-helix transcriptional regulator → MSPTNETRRRVREHVHTQPGIHFNALVRDSEFAPGQIQYHIRRLLQAEEVTAERLYGRTHYYPPIHDVWERRTLALARRETAREVLAHLLECEGAKPATVADSLGIARSTLEWHLDRLCEQGIVEKKRDERNRVTLLISHPDRTARLLAETTDSLPDRFADRFMRLVDELFEE, encoded by the coding sequence ATGAGTCCGACGAACGAGACACGGCGGCGCGTCCGTGAACACGTCCATACTCAGCCAGGAATTCATTTCAACGCCCTGGTTCGGGACTCGGAGTTCGCCCCCGGCCAGATCCAGTACCACATCCGGCGACTGTTGCAGGCGGAGGAAGTGACGGCCGAACGTCTCTACGGGCGAACCCACTACTACCCGCCCATCCACGACGTCTGGGAACGGCGAACCCTCGCGCTCGCCCGGCGCGAAACCGCCCGCGAGGTGCTCGCCCATCTCCTCGAATGCGAGGGCGCGAAGCCGGCAACGGTCGCAGACTCCCTCGGGATCGCTCGAAGCACCCTCGAATGGCACCTCGACCGACTCTGCGAACAGGGGATCGTCGAGAAGAAGCGCGACGAGCGCAATCGGGTGACGCTTTTGATCTCTCACCCCGACCGCACTGCCCGGCTGCTCGCGGAAACCACCGACTCGCTGCCGGATCGCTTCGCCGACCGGTTCATGCGGCTGGTCGACGAACTCTTCGAGGAGTAG
- a CDS encoding sulfurtransferase, which produces MSDYDNDVLVSADWVEDHLEEFQSEDSGYRLLEVNNPTVTADSEYTAYEEGHAPGAIFFDWEEDFTDQQTRDILSKDAFEQTMGEAGITEEDTIVFYGGGRVPNWFALFAYWQAKYYGHEDAKVLDGGKGYWVDNDYPLTDEVPEFDAQEYNARGPFESLRAYRDDVDTAIEQGLPMVDVRSPEEFSGEVIAPEGLNETAQRAGHIPGASNVPIATILNDDGTFKSADELREIYAEAGVDGEESTIAYCRVGERSSIEWFALRELLGFEDVRNYDGSWTEWGSMIRTPIETGDGQ; this is translated from the coding sequence ATGTCCGATTACGATAACGACGTGCTCGTGAGTGCGGATTGGGTCGAGGACCACTTAGAGGAGTTCCAAAGCGAGGATTCGGGCTATCGACTGCTCGAAGTGAACAACCCCACCGTCACGGCGGACTCGGAGTACACCGCCTACGAGGAGGGCCACGCGCCGGGGGCGATCTTCTTCGACTGGGAGGAGGACTTCACCGACCAGCAGACCCGCGACATCCTCTCGAAGGACGCCTTCGAGCAGACGATGGGCGAGGCGGGTATCACCGAAGAGGACACGATCGTCTTCTACGGCGGCGGTCGGGTCCCCAACTGGTTCGCGCTCTTCGCCTACTGGCAGGCCAAGTACTACGGCCACGAGGACGCGAAGGTACTTGACGGCGGGAAGGGCTACTGGGTCGACAACGACTACCCGCTGACCGACGAGGTACCCGAGTTCGATGCCCAGGAGTACAACGCCCGCGGCCCCTTCGAGTCGCTCCGCGCGTACCGCGACGACGTCGATACGGCCATCGAGCAGGGCCTGCCGATGGTCGACGTGCGCTCGCCCGAGGAGTTCTCCGGCGAGGTCATCGCGCCCGAGGGGCTCAACGAGACCGCCCAGCGTGCGGGCCACATCCCCGGCGCGTCGAACGTCCCCATCGCGACCATCCTGAACGACGACGGCACGTTCAAGAGTGCCGACGAACTGCGCGAGATCTACGCCGAGGCCGGCGTCGACGGCGAGGAGTCGACCATCGCCTACTGCCGCGTCGGCGAGCGCTCCTCGATCGAGTGGTTCGCGCTGCGCGAGCTGCTTGGCTTCGAGGACGTCCGCAACTACGACGGCTCGTGGACCGAGTGGGGCAGCATGATCCGCACCCCGATCGAGACCGGCGACGGCCAGTAA